In Selenomonadales bacterium, one genomic interval encodes:
- a CDS encoding serine hydrolase has protein sequence MGALRLMRLAGKGLGLAVKAGVMGLSLKASRQAAVGAFAAELRKANLPPETIAQLCDSQGYQETQRRINHWLERLPHSRRFVRLASGGACSFAYLKDLPPRRRITTYSTYVCQIRGGGVVFARLEEFILEKLSETKLPSLTAAVVKGEEVVWARAFGFKDVARGLPATTKTLYGIGSVTKSFTALAIMQLAEQGKLRLDDPVDLHVPFPVRPQGERVTILHLLTHSSGIPALAYAEAVIRGRTGAQDNWLPIASYSDLVTFMQDANDWTLFKPGERWFYLNEGYAALGAVIEKCAGVPYEDYVRTHILLPLGMDRSFFGKAAVEKDSDVAVPYVITRTGEQMPSTYAYGGLTADGALISNIYDLARYAAMYLGGGKFGQTRVLGEDGIKAMQEPRIALPYQGNFGSRYYALGLFNTPAFYGRTLIDHGGSVLVATAFMGFVPEEGLGVVLLANGSGYPLSQIGQYALCLLLGQEPAELPFIALERELTALTGVYETYKGTMRVQVKKAGSLLMLENKDKYNDTTAPLLVEDLSGAHKRFYTLNTGVRVPIEFAVSDKGIELIYERYLLRRVGKLG, from the coding sequence TTGGGTGCACTACGGTTAATGCGCCTTGCCGGCAAGGGCCTAGGCTTAGCAGTCAAAGCAGGTGTTATGGGTCTAAGCCTTAAAGCATCGCGTCAAGCGGCCGTAGGCGCCTTTGCCGCAGAGCTAAGAAAAGCCAATCTCCCGCCCGAGACAATTGCCCAGTTGTGTGACAGCCAAGGTTACCAGGAGACCCAGAGGAGAATTAATCACTGGCTAGAGAGACTCCCCCATTCCAGGCGTTTCGTGCGCCTTGCGAGTGGGGGAGCCTGCAGTTTCGCATATCTAAAGGATTTGCCGCCTCGCCGCAGAATTACCACTTACAGCACCTATGTGTGCCAAATACGAGGAGGTGGCGTTGTGTTTGCTAGGTTAGAGGAGTTTATTCTGGAGAAGCTGTCCGAAACTAAGCTGCCGTCGCTGACAGCTGCCGTCGTCAAGGGAGAGGAAGTGGTGTGGGCGAGGGCGTTTGGCTTTAAAGACGTGGCGCGCGGGCTCCCGGCCACGACGAAGACGCTGTATGGCATCGGCTCGGTGACCAAGTCCTTTACTGCGCTAGCCATTATGCAGCTAGCCGAGCAGGGGAAGCTCCGCCTCGACGACCCGGTCGACCTGCACGTGCCGTTTCCGGTGAGGCCGCAGGGCGAGCGCGTGACCATTCTGCACCTGCTCACCCATTCGTCCGGCATACCGGCGTTAGCTTATGCCGAGGCGGTAATCCGAGGACGCACGGGCGCGCAGGATAATTGGCTGCCGATTGCGAGCTACAGCGACCTCGTGACTTTTATGCAGGACGCTAACGACTGGACTCTGTTTAAGCCCGGCGAACGCTGGTTTTACCTGAACGAGGGCTATGCCGCGCTTGGCGCGGTGATTGAGAAGTGCGCGGGCGTCCCTTACGAGGACTACGTGCGCACACATATTTTGCTGCCCCTTGGTATGGACAGAAGCTTTTTTGGCAAAGCCGCGGTAGAGAAGGACAGCGACGTCGCCGTGCCTTACGTCATCACCCGCACCGGCGAGCAGATGCCTTCAACTTATGCTTACGGCGGCTTGACGGCCGACGGCGCACTGATTAGCAATATCTACGACTTAGCCCGCTACGCCGCGATGTATTTGGGCGGGGGCAAGTTTGGGCAGACACGCGTCTTAGGCGAAGACGGCATCAAAGCCATGCAGGAGCCGCGCATTGCGCTCCCCTATCAGGGGAACTTCGGCTCCCGCTACTACGCTTTGGGCTTGTTTAATACACCGGCCTTTTACGGTCGCACTCTGATTGACCACGGCGGCTCGGTGCTCGTGGCGACTGCCTTTATGGGTTTTGTGCCCGAGGAAGGGCTGGGGGTAGTCCTACTCGCTAACGGCAGCGGCTATCCGCTGTCGCAGATAGGGCAATACGCCTTGTGCCTGCTGCTTGGGCAAGAGCCAGCAGAGCTCCCCTTTATCGCGCTAGAGCGCGAACTAACCGCGCTAACAGGCGTGTACGAGACTTACAAGGGCACGATGCGCGTGCAGGTCAAGAAGGCGGGCAGTCTCCTGATGCTTGAGAACAAGGACAAATACAACGACACTACCGCGCCATTGCTTGTGGAGGATTTATCGGGCGCGCACAAGCGGTTCTACACGCTTAACACCGGCGTGAGAGTGCCTATTGAGTTTGCGGTAAGCGACAAAGGCATCGAGCTGATTTACGAACGGTATCTTCTGCGCCGTGTAGGCAAGTTAGGCTAA
- a CDS encoding RNA polymerase sigma factor, with product MYSDQELLAAISKGCTSSFAALYEKYKERIYRFALSRLQDSELASDCLQETFLTVWKSAASFTGKSTVSTWVFGVAHNKIRETRRKHRPTEELTSEVQHLGVGNASESSENRLVVLSAVRALPEEQQEVVLLAYYAGLTYREIAELQRVAVGTVKSRMFLARRALLASLGEVRT from the coding sequence GTGTACAGTGACCAAGAACTGCTGGCAGCTATCAGTAAAGGCTGCACGAGTAGCTTTGCGGCGCTGTACGAAAAGTATAAGGAACGCATCTACCGCTTTGCCCTAAGTCGGCTGCAGGATAGCGAACTGGCCAGCGACTGTCTGCAGGAGACATTCCTAACCGTGTGGAAATCAGCCGCTTCATTCACAGGGAAGTCCACCGTCTCTACTTGGGTCTTTGGAGTCGCACACAACAAAATCCGCGAGACAAGGCGTAAACACCGACCGACGGAGGAGCTAACTAGCGAAGTCCAGCATCTAGGCGTGGGCAATGCCAGCGAGTCGAGCGAAAATCGGCTGGTGGTACTTAGTGCGGTACGCGCTCTGCCGGAGGAGCAGCAAGAAGTTGTGCTACTAGCCTATTATGCCGGATTAACCTACCGCGAAATAGCAGAGCTGCAGCGCGTTGCGGTCGGTACAGTCAAAAGCCGAATGTTTCTAGCCAGACGTGCGCTACTGGCAAGCCTAGGGGAGGTGAGGACATGA
- a CDS encoding AAA family ATPase, whose translation MLRRISIRGFKSLRDADIELQQINVLIGANGVGKSNFLAFFRMLNYLTSKGLQVYIAKAGGADMLLHYGSKNTPRLECSLAFDTEQGTNIYEMSLTSAAGDTLIFTDEKACFNRRDGTQRLPISLGQAGHKETALDESTVEGISRVGRFIRSAMSMWRVYHFHDTSPEARLKKKCSIYDNEYLRDDAGNLAAFLFRLRSESSPYYNRIVEAVRQFAPWFGDFVLRPDVVNSGSISLAWRERDSDHLFSVDQLSDGTVRMMALATLLLQPQLPSCIILDEPELGLHPYALNILSDLIKAASMKSQVILATQSAHLVDQFAAKDIIVAERRNSQTVFERLNEEHLAAWLQEYSLGELWDKNVFGGRPAL comes from the coding sequence GTGCTTCGACGAATCAGCATTAGAGGCTTTAAAAGCTTACGCGATGCGGACATTGAACTTCAGCAAATCAACGTGCTGATCGGTGCTAACGGAGTCGGGAAATCTAATTTCCTTGCGTTCTTTCGCATGCTCAATTACCTAACTAGTAAGGGCCTGCAGGTGTATATTGCTAAGGCTGGCGGAGCCGACATGCTTTTGCACTACGGGTCGAAGAATACTCCACGCTTAGAATGCTCCCTCGCATTTGATACAGAGCAGGGAACGAATATTTACGAGATGTCATTAACAAGTGCTGCAGGTGATACCCTAATCTTCACTGATGAGAAAGCATGCTTTAACAGGAGGGATGGCACGCAGAGGCTTCCGATATCATTAGGTCAGGCGGGCCATAAAGAGACGGCTCTTGACGAGAGCACAGTGGAGGGTATTAGTAGAGTCGGACGCTTCATTAGATCTGCTATGAGCATGTGGCGAGTCTATCATTTTCATGATACTTCTCCTGAGGCCAGACTAAAGAAAAAGTGTAGCATCTACGATAACGAGTACTTGCGAGATGATGCCGGGAACCTCGCTGCCTTCTTGTTTCGTTTGCGTTCTGAATCATCACCGTACTACAATCGAATTGTTGAAGCTGTTCGTCAGTTTGCGCCTTGGTTCGGTGACTTTGTTCTCAGACCAGACGTGGTGAATTCGGGGTCGATCTCCTTGGCGTGGCGTGAAAGAGACTCGGACCACTTGTTCAGCGTCGACCAGCTGTCTGATGGCACGGTAAGAATGATGGCCTTGGCTACACTCCTCTTACAACCCCAGCTACCCTCATGCATTATTCTGGATGAGCCGGAACTGGGCCTTCACCCCTATGCGCTTAACATTCTCTCAGATCTCATCAAGGCAGCCTCCATGAAGTCACAGGTAATACTGGCAACTCAATCTGCCCACCTCGTTGATCAATTCGCTGCCAAAGACATCATTGTCGCGGAGCGAAGGAACAGTCAAACAGTCTTTGAAAGACTAAATGAGGAACACCTTGCAGCTTGGCTACAAGAATACTCCCTAGGCGAGCTGTGGGATAAGAATGTCTTCGGGGGCAGGCCCGCCCTATGA